The following DNA comes from Schistocerca piceifrons isolate TAMUIC-IGC-003096 chromosome 3, iqSchPice1.1, whole genome shotgun sequence.
aagttcaaatgtgtgtgaaatcttatgggattgactgctaaggtcatcagtccctaatcttacacactacttaaccttaatttccctaagacagacacacacacccatggctgagggaggactcgaacgtccaccaggaccagccgcacagtccatgactgcagcgcccctgacggctcggctaatcccgcgcggctatttcgCGTGTACCTCCATTTCTGTTTTCCCTCTGCACTTACGATAGTtcacccaccaggttagccgagagcgctaatgcgctgcttctgggactcaggtaggcgcgccgacgCCGGATCGAATCCGCACAGCGGATTAGCGAcgaagggccagtgtgccggccagcctggttgtggtttttaggcggttttccacatgccactaggtgaataccgggcgcGTCCCCACgatccacctcagttacatgactcgcagacatttgacacatattcgcactatttcatggtttacactagatacatacagctggggtacactgactctgtcctggggggtacagggtggcgacatGAATGGCATCTGcccaccccttcaattaaccatGCCACGATATCCGACCGTAACACCCAGACCTGGTGGTAGCTCGAGCGGGTTTTGGATACAACAACTACTAAGATAGTTCAAAAATGTAGTCTCTTGACCACAAGTCTGTGTTTCCCCGCCTCCCAGCTATTCCCAACCTGCTTTTTTCTGTTGCTTCTTGAACAATTTGAAATTTTGGGAAGTTATTTGACGTCTAATAATAGAACTATCTTTAATTTTCTACTCGACGCTAATGACAAATTAGTTTTACAACATGTCGTTTGGTTTCTCAAATTAattccaaattatttttaatttctatcATTTTGATATCCAACTGTCTACTGGTGGCCCTAATGAAACGAAATACTCAGTCGATTACTTTTCTTTCTTCGGATTACCTACATatcatttacacatttctgtaattAGTTTAGTATTTCGTGGTTTTTTTATTTCCAATTCTTCTATTACGTTGTTGGCATCCTCCTGCAGTCGAATCGGAGAAAAGAAAATCAGAATCAGTCATTCACATGCTGTCGAAGCCGACAGTTCCGATTTCTCTCTTGGTATGAATCAGCACGTCTCTTTTGTTGATAATTATAAGGTATTGGCCTACTACTTGGACTGTTTCATATCGCAAAATCAAGGTAAAAATATTAGCTAGGATTACCACTGAGGAGAAAGATATTTGGTTAGTGTTTTTCTGTAATTATCTGCTCTGCCTCTCGCCTCCTGCGAACTGGTAGTGTGCTAAATTTGACCAAATTAGAAAAAGGGTTTGGTGCATACTGTCTCGATATTCTGTTCCAGAAATTTGCCAACTGATTCGTCGGGAACAGGAAACAGGGCCAAAGGCAGATATAATGTAATCGGGGAGATTCATAAATTGTTTGAGTGAATGTTTACTTGTATTGCTAAGTGGCTAGAATGAGAGTTGGTCCCCACTTTATCTAAGCACGTTGTGAACTGCATCGTACACAGCAATAAGGAGAGGCGGGGTATGGAATACTGCAGTAGCTGTCGTGTTAACGAAGTTGGACAGGGCAGAAATCATTAGCAAACATGTGAATACAgaaaacagaagttttacttaactcCAGTTGTTGCGAAGAAACTTTAGAAGGGAACAAACAGCAATAACCAGCTATTAGAAGACGCAAAATAAAGAACATTGTGCAGTCTCAAGCTACTAATGCACGAGCGAACTATCGAAGGCGGTACAAAACTGAAGACTGTAGAAGCCTGCAATTGACACTGGGCCATGTAGCTGCCGCCAGCCATCCTATAACGCGGAGACATAGGGCGCTCGTAGTGGGAGCCGCTGAAAGCATGACTCAGCGGGCGCGCATCATTGGACTCGCCAGGTTGCCGCGCGACTGCTGACACCGTCTACTGTGAGACACCGGTGGGGGTGATATCGATCTATCATAACACAGAACACTAATCCAATGTCACAGCACTGTGTTCCCTCATGTGATAATTTTATGATACAGGCATAGGAGAACTCTTAACGAACTGACAGCTTCACTTCATGTCCTCTGGCGTACTTCTTCGCGATCTCTCTGATGACTTGGTTGCCGACAGGACCCTCAATGTCTATCTCATTTAGCTTTCCTAGACGCTTTAGCATTAAATTCGCCAGAGCATCCATTGCCAGTTTGCTTTAGCGATCCTTGAAGAGTTTGGTCCAgatagttaggttcaaatggttcaaatcgctctgagcactatgggacttaacatctatggtcatcagtcccctagaacttagaactaattaaacctaactaacctaaggacatcacacacacccatgcccgaggcaggattcgaacctgcgaccgtagcggtcacgcggttccagactgaagcgcctagaaccgcacggccacaccagccgccaAGATAGTTAGAATCAGCACAATCCGTGACGTGTTGTAGAACGTGCTAGATAGAGCAGACGCTCATACTGTGTGCGTAGTGCAGCTGAAATATAACCACCTATGTCGAGTGACGCAACGGGGGCCTTGAGGAATTATTTGAAGCTAGGAATAATTGTCAGGAAACGTCCTCCAATGACATTCGATACTGTCCGAGTTTCTATCGAAAATGCCTCTCTCTCAGCCATTTCTTCTACAGCAAACCTGAGTTGTAAATCTGTATAGCCACAATCACGCCATAGTATCGTCCACACTGAACTTGAGCATCCCTTGCCAGAGCTTGCCAGAAACACGAACAGCAACACGGagtgaggtagtgcagtggttagcgcattggACTCGCATTTGTAAGAACGACAGTTCAAAACtgtgtttggccatccagatttaggttctccgtgatttcccaaaatcactccaggcaaatgctggatggttcctttgaaagagcaccgccggtttccttccccatctttgttagcatccaagcttgtgctccgtctctaatgatctcgacgtcgatgggacgttaaacccaattttccttctttccttcctttaccAACAGCTAGTGATTCATGAGGTACTGCCGAGCAACATATATACTTGTGGGCACTGTGCTCGGCTCCCTAGCAAAGACACATATTAATGTTAATTGCCTCTGCTCTTAGCGGAGTCTACAATATTGTTGGGGCAGATGTGCACGTATCAGACGATTTGTTATTTCCTGAACTCTGACAGAGCCATTGCGAACTGTTCGGCCTACAGTCCATCACACAAGTTGTGGTTTCTCTCAATAGGGTGGTCAAGTTGCAGGCATTTTCCCCCGTACCTCAAACTCTGTAACATAGTAGTacgacgtatcctgtcctcaatttgtttctcaagacacccTCCTCAACTCCTCGAAGTTCCTCAATATATTTTTGTTGCTCTGCCCCTGAAACGCGTGAGCAGTTTTGAGAAGAGCGGTCGCTCCGTGTGTGTTTGCAGGTTATCCTGAGCGCCGTCGTTGCCGTGTCGGTGGCCACCCCCGGCTACCTGGGTCTGGGTGTGCCGGCAGCCATCCCGGTGCCGGCCGACGCCCCCGACGTGGCGGCCGTGAAGGCGGCGCACCTGGCGAcgcaggcggcggaggcggcgcgcaACACGCTGGGCATCCCCGTGCCGTCCATCGTGCCCGCCGACGCCCCCGACGTGGCCGTTGTCAAGGCGGCGCACCTGAACATCCAGGCCGCCGAGGCCGTGCGCAACACCCTGGGCGTGCCCGTggtgcccgccgccgcccccgtcgtCGCCGCCCCCTACGCCTACGCCGCCGCCGCCCCCTACGGCCTGGCCGCCCACCTGCACGCCAAGGCCGCTCTCCTCGGCTAAACCTGACTGCTCTTCCTTCACCCAATCTGTCGATACCTTCcccgctgtacaaaagtaaattatgtacaaattaatttttgcAAATAAAATTGTCTGCAAAAATTATAAAATGAGTTCAGTGTCTCCCATTCCGACTACTTTAGTTTTTATGAGGTAACTACTATTGTATGCTCGATAACAGCAATTTCACGTAATTCCAAACACCATGTTCACAGTTTTAGCGCCTTCATCAAGGAAATGACTTAACTCCTACAAACCCTAAGGGATCTTTGACTTCTGGCTAACGAGTGTGGACAAACATTCCTCTATAAGTGTGCAGGCTTTCGCGGCATTATCATTAACGGTAaagacatatgtttttggatggagtccgcctttagcaaaacagtttctttttttatcccaaacatgtttcactgcagttgcagcagctTCAGTGAGCTTTTACTTCATGGTTGATGAAAAGCCATAAAATAAGAGCACACTGATTCTGCTGCAACTGACATGAAACACGTTTGTCATAAAAAAAAACAGGTGTTTTGCTAAAGACAgacccatccaaaaacatatgtactgtTAATGGACAcacggacaaaagagcttcaacaacAGCATGATtattactccagaatgagattttcgctcttcagcgcagcggagtgcgtgctgatatgaaacttcctggcagattaaaactgtgtgccggaccgagactcgaactcgggacgtttgcctttcgcaggcaagtgctctaccatctgagctacccaagtacgacttaggccccgtcctcacagaagctctcctgcgaaccttgcagaactagcactcctggaagaaaggatattgcggagatatggcttagccacagcctgggtgatgtttccagaatgatattttcaccttGCAGCGGTATGTGTGGTAGAGCATttctccgcgaaaggcaaaggtcccgagttcgagtctcggtccagcacacatttttaatctcccaggaagtttccgATTATTAATGAAAAGCCTGAGTTATTAGCTTGTGTCACAGTCCTCTTCATACTTTTGCAATAGCTGACGTTTCGATGCATCTGCTGGGGTGTCCTTCAGAATCCCACTGGTGTCCCTGGATGGTTACACAGGAACACCGCTTGAAGGCTGAAGAAGACTCCAGCAGAAGTATCGAAACGTCGAGCGATGAAGAAGTTTTGACGAAAATTCCTGTCTTTTGGCCATTCTAACGACTCAGAAGTGGATGTGACATTAGTATGTGAAATGCTGAAATCAAGAAGATCATCAGTTTGTTAAAGGATATTTGTTTAGAAACAACTGCGACATCTTGTACAGAATACTGAAATAAGAAACTTCACAGTGAAGTAAGTATTAATGAGTGCGAATTCCAGTCCCTTAAGATGTTGTCAAGAGAAAATAGATGACACAATAGCGCAAATGGTCATGCATTTTATAGATCTTCAGAATATTTAGTTCATAGAGGTGCTTGGCAGCAATCAGTGTGTAAACTATAAATCAAATTTCCCAACAATGAAGCTGAATGGCCTTCTGACAACTTGCCCATTCTTCAACAATGAACGactggaaaatgagttaggaaacaTTTAGGTTGATAAATATAAGTAGTTATCACATGCAGACCTTCTAAAACTCAATGGGCAATCATCTTCACAATATTTATAACGAAGTAACAAAGTTTATCAAACTCATTCTTACATTCACTGTCACTACAGATTCTTCTGAAAGAAGTATAAGCACCCTTAAAATAACTAAGAAACGCATTTGCAATTCTATGACAAATGAGGTGTTCTTTTTGCAC
Coding sequences within:
- the LOC124789186 gene encoding cuticle protein 18.7-like, producing the protein MKVLVILSAVVAVSVATPGYLGLGVPAAIPVPADAPDVAAVKAAHLATQAAEAARNTLGIPVPSIVPADAPDVAVVKAAHLNIQAAEAVRNTLGVPVVPAAAPVVAAPYAYAAAAPYGLAAHLHAKAALLG